acttgtagatatttttgtgggagacagatttatctattcctgtagacttttctgtgtgatacaaaatttgtttattaaagtcttcgactttgggttgtagcaactcttagttgttggtgagatcagctaagggaatcaagtgcgtagtaccctgccgggatcagagacgtaagaagcgcaactgtaccttggatcagtgtgagattgattggggttcaactacagtccataccgaagttagtttgtagtaggctagtgtctgtagcggcttaatacaatgtgtgttcaatctggactaggtcccggggtttttctgcatttgcggtttcctcgttaacaaaacttccggtgtctgtgttatttcttttccgcattatattttgttatataattgaaatatcacaggttgtgtgttgaattgatcaattggtaaatccaacctttggttgttgactgaaattgattgatacttgaatattggtctttgatacggttcaagttaatttatcttgtattcaattagactcgcagatttctatttacttgagtaagtattgaattgagaaattgagatgtaactccttgatatactttttattaagattgagtatgaatatctagttgattctcttaaaagtatattggagttagtccatacagattgctaagcgaattattgggtgaggttgttagaccccaactTTTTCATAACTAGTCTGTGCCTCTGATCCCTGTTAAGATTGATGATAATATTCCTAAAACGGTTAATGACCTGATTACCTCCAATGTAAATTGGGACATGAACATTATCTCTAATTATATAAATAACTCTGAACATATTGCTATTAACTCTATAACTATCAATCTAGATAAACCTGATAGGATAAGATGGCTTTCGACTAGATCCGGAGAACTTACTACGAAATCTGCTTACAAATTTCTTACTAAGCTCAGAATTGATAAGGATGAAGCTTTATTTCGGAAACAAATATGGCGTTTAAATATCATGGCTAAAGTTAATATGTTTTGTTGGAAAATTGTTTCTGGTGGTCTATCTTTAGGCAGTAAAATGTCTAGATATATTAAAGATAAAAATCCTTTTGTCTCCTCTGCAACTGTAATGCTTTGGAGGATGAAATGCATTTGTTTGTCAACTGtccttttaccaaaaaaaaattgggaTTCCTTTGGTCTTAAAAACATCTATAAGTATAAGTGTCAAAATGATGTTTTACATTGGTTCAATTTTTGGATGAACAACAAAAATTTTAAAGACAGTCATGACAAAATTTCTTTCATTATTTGGTCTATTTGGAAATTCATAAATTGTGTTAACTTTGATAAGATTTTTCCAGAGCCACAAAAGTTAATTGACATTATTAACTTCACACACCACACCAGAATCACTCTATCACTAGGACCGCCCCCGTTCGGGACTTCTCTTTCTCTGACAAAGAAGTTTGCAATGCTTGTAATGCTAATGATAACATGGAATTTGATTGGTTTGTCCATTTTGATGCATCTTTTATGGAATCTGATTTCACTATGGGATATGCGATCTTTATTCTGGATAAAGCAGGAAACAGAAGGAATAGTAGAGCAGGCAGCAGTTGGGCATCCTGCCTCTTAGAAGCTGAAGCTAAAGCAGGGATAGAGGCTCTTAGATGGATAAAGGATTTGGATCTCACCAACTGTTGCTTAATCAACGACTGTTAAATCTTGATGAAGACTATTAATGGAGAAATAAATTCTGAAGATCAGCCTTGGAGATCTCACACTAGCATCAACAGATGCAAAATTTCTTTTAATTACTGCAATTCGATTTCCTTTATGTTTAAAACTAGAAAGTTTGTTGATTTTGAAGATAAACTTGCTAAGGAAGTTAGAGGTAGGAGAATCATATACTTCTCTACAGAGAATATGTCTAACTGTGAGAAATTAATTTTCTTAGAAAGGGCTAATCTCAAATTAGATCCTATCATATGTAATATAAACTTCCGTTTATGATTAAATAAAAGtctttttataaaaagaaaacaaaaaccatttcagccgtcagatcaaaaaataaatcaatctgcgctgaaccaaacaacgaaAAGTTGATTTTCTCTACGCTGATATCTGGAAAGAGAAATAGCGTTAAAGAATAGACAACGTTTTTTTTGTGTAATGGCAACGCTTTTTGTCTAATCTGCCAAATCTAACCCATACAACGTAGTCAGCTGAACGGCAGTTTGGCGGCAACTATTGTAATTTCGGTCGGGTTAGCGGTTACGCCCGGTTTCTGCAATGGGGATCTGTAACATCTGTTAGGAATCAAAAATAAGAATCTTATATTACTATAATAAATTGCAGAACTAGGAAAATACAAATGTGACGACTGACGGTTTATTTATTTCGATCAGAATTAGGAACCAGCGAAGCAGAACTGCTACTATAATGGTGATGATAGCGTTTATGGTGACAAAATTGTACATTCCCAATCATTAATTAATAACAAGAATAGAAAAATTGAATATATTTTGCTTCGATAATACTCAAGTACCAAATGCTTCGATTAAATCATCTTTGTTCGTCAATTTTCAGCGCCTATAAAATCTCaaataaaaccctagatttttccaCCAAGAAGTTTAGATCACAAATGGAAAATTACACCACTTGttctgaatcttcttcttcttcttcttcaaagttgTTATTTCGTCAACTCTTTGAGAAGGAGTCATCTACATATACGTATCTACTTGCTGATTTGACTCACCCTGATAAACCGGCTTTGGTAAGTATTTTTCTTCTACctgttattattattgttttttttattagCTATCTTTGTTATTTTTGAGTGTTTCCAAGTTTGATAAtttccccaatttttttttttttttgttaattttgatGCAGTTGGTTGATCCAGTAGACAAAACAGTAGAGAGAGACATTTCTTTGGTGGGAGAATTAGGATTGAAGCTAATTTACGCTATAAACACTCACGTACACGCTGATCATGTCACTGGAACTGGCTTGTTAAAGGTTATCATCAACTTATTTTCTGAATTTATTTTGCTTGTTTTATGTCCCTACTCTTCAATCTTACCACTTCTTGAATTGTACATGATTGTTTGATATTACCCAAATTTTCTGCAGAATAAGGTTGATGGTGTGAAATCTATTATCTCGAAATCCAGCAATTCAAAAGCTGATTTGTTTGTTGATCATGGTGATAAAATACAGATTGGTAACCTTTTTCTAGAGGTAACTTTCGCAGATGCTACCAAATTTCGTTTTTCTGTGTGATGCACTGAGCAGTATTTATTATGAAACTTCTAGTGTGTTTGTCTCGTGCTGGGATCGAGTTTATAGAAACTGTGTAGTATCCAAAAATTTGAGGTGTTTTGAGTCCTTAATATAGTTGGATGCGGCAGTAATGATAAATGTTTTGGTACTAAAACACTGTCAAGGTGCAACAATTTTAAATTTTTAACTAGAAACACCAAATATGCTATCTAGAGATAAACATGATtcgatgcttcaaaaaaataaaaaagatttagAAAGAATGCTTCTTCTGTATTCCTGGTTTGCTTTCATCACTCGAAGTCGGATCATAATTTTTAGTTAGAACTTCGATTGCCTGTTCTTACTTTAAAACTTTGAGGGAAGTCGCTCTGAAGTAGAAAGGGTTGTGATTCTTAGGGGATGAGAGCTTTTGCCTATTAAAATTAGTAGAAGA
This is a stretch of genomic DNA from Papaver somniferum cultivar HN1 chromosome 1, ASM357369v1, whole genome shotgun sequence. It encodes these proteins:
- the LOC113295567 gene encoding persulfide dioxygenase ETHE1 homolog, mitochondrial-like gives rise to the protein MLRLNHLCSSIFSAYKISNKTLDFSTKKFRSQMENYTTCSESSSSSSSKLLFRQLFEKESSTYTYLLADLTHPDKPALLVDPVDKTVERDISLVGELGLKLIYAINTHVHADHVTGTGLLKNKVDGVKSIISKSSNSKADLFVDHGDKIQIGNLFLEVRATPGHTLGCVTYVTGDGPDQPQPRMAFTGDALLIRGCGRTDLQGGSSSQLYKSVHSQIFSLPENTLVYPAHDYKGFTVSTVGEEMLYNPRLTKDEETFENIMQNLKLSYPKMMDVAVPANMVCGLQDVTKPLSDE